The following proteins are encoded in a genomic region of Leifsonia psychrotolerans:
- the nrdH gene encoding glutaredoxin-like protein NrdH, giving the protein MAITVYTKPSCVQCTATYRALDSKGIEYNVLDLSVDENALEAVKALGYLQAPVVITDEDHWSGFRPDKIQELADRIA; this is encoded by the coding sequence ATGGCAATTACGGTCTACACCAAGCCTTCCTGCGTTCAGTGCACCGCCACGTACCGCGCCCTCGACAGCAAAGGTATCGAGTACAACGTGCTCGACCTGTCTGTCGACGAGAACGCGCTCGAGGCCGTCAAGGCTTTGGGCTACCTGCAGGCACCCGTCGTGATCACCGACGAAGATCACTGGTCCGGCTTCCGCCCCGACAAGATCCAGGAACTCGCCGACCGCATCGCCTGA
- a CDS encoding glycosyltransferase family 2 protein, whose translation MTKSGEMTIRDKLRLRYWTWRIQRAGLFDSAYFAAQTGLNLRSDRDAIRHCLAGAVQTTSTVHPLIEPSWIAYQSVNSDWFVALFRDRALSSSGPLFRAVRGRRSLAAELNQFLKSDSSSVSALRSCQGQETDGALEQARDELTRVAETFWEQDARSRRRNPTDWDVAGEQRFLATLDPAVEPVSTGTPLVSVIMPTFNRASLIGAAIKSVRQQTVRSWELIIVDDGSTDDTAALLAGLQGEDARIRLVSQANAGVSAARNNGIAHAAGRYIAFLDSDNVWTPDFLRASLAELQAQEASGSYSAVEIQLDGGEREYLGAPAERQDLLDGRNLVDLNALIVLREILVAEGGFDTGLRRWVDYDLVLRLLRDHELVYVPMIGVLYDHRASAGDRITTSESPLWRLVVLEKNLLDWVKIDRELGSRVTGRTSVLIRTRRQWAQTLATIESLLQLGGDADVEIVVMDTASPRAETAILTAAFLGDRRVRIQRTATDVRRPTALNLAFAESTGDVIVIGESGVLAVADWIGSAREAARVIAGGRPASIYATGAMPVAEFSARHGFTPMPDGDLSGESLVLRDGVSA comes from the coding sequence ATGACGAAGTCGGGCGAAATGACCATTCGTGACAAGCTTCGCCTCAGGTACTGGACGTGGCGCATTCAGCGCGCCGGTTTGTTCGACTCCGCTTACTTTGCGGCTCAAACTGGTCTGAACTTGCGATCCGACCGCGATGCCATCCGTCACTGTCTCGCGGGAGCCGTGCAAACGACGAGCACGGTGCATCCACTTATCGAGCCGTCCTGGATCGCCTACCAGTCGGTGAACTCGGATTGGTTTGTCGCGCTTTTCAGAGATCGCGCGCTTTCATCGAGCGGACCATTGTTTAGGGCGGTGCGCGGACGTCGGTCACTGGCTGCCGAGCTGAATCAATTTCTGAAGTCAGATTCATCTTCAGTCTCGGCGCTCCGATCCTGCCAGGGGCAAGAAACCGATGGCGCGCTGGAACAAGCCCGCGACGAGTTGACCCGCGTCGCCGAGACATTTTGGGAACAGGATGCCCGCTCGCGTCGGCGTAACCCGACTGACTGGGATGTGGCCGGGGAGCAACGATTTCTCGCAACGCTCGACCCCGCCGTCGAGCCGGTCTCGACGGGAACCCCCCTCGTCTCGGTGATCATGCCCACCTTCAACAGGGCGAGCCTGATCGGCGCCGCCATCAAGTCGGTGCGGCAGCAGACCGTCAGATCGTGGGAACTCATCATTGTCGACGACGGCTCGACCGATGACACTGCAGCACTTCTGGCCGGGCTGCAGGGTGAGGATGCCCGTATCCGCCTCGTCAGCCAGGCCAATGCGGGCGTCTCGGCGGCCCGCAACAACGGAATCGCGCATGCCGCGGGGCGCTACATTGCATTTCTCGACTCTGACAACGTCTGGACGCCCGACTTCCTGCGCGCCTCGCTCGCCGAACTGCAGGCCCAGGAAGCGTCGGGCAGTTACTCGGCCGTCGAGATTCAGCTCGACGGAGGAGAACGCGAATACCTGGGGGCACCGGCCGAGCGGCAGGACCTGCTCGATGGACGCAACCTCGTCGACCTCAACGCACTCATCGTTCTTCGCGAGATTCTTGTCGCGGAGGGTGGCTTCGACACCGGACTCCGTCGCTGGGTCGACTACGACCTGGTGCTGCGCTTGCTGCGCGACCACGAATTGGTCTACGTGCCGATGATCGGCGTTCTCTATGACCACCGTGCCAGCGCCGGCGACCGCATCACGACGAGCGAAAGCCCACTCTGGCGGTTGGTGGTTCTCGAGAAGAATCTGCTTGATTGGGTTAAAATTGATCGCGAGCTTGGTTCCCGCGTCACTGGCCGTACGTCAGTGCTCATCCGCACCCGCCGGCAGTGGGCCCAGACGCTAGCGACCATCGAGTCGCTGCTGCAGCTGGGCGGCGACGCCGACGTGGAAATCGTCGTGATGGACACAGCCTCGCCCCGTGCCGAGACGGCCATTCTGACAGCGGCTTTCCTGGGCGACAGGCGGGTGCGCATCCAGCGCACTGCAACGGATGTGCGTCGACCCACCGCGCTCAATCTCGCATTCGCTGAATCCACCGGCGACGTGATCGTGATTGGCGAGTCGGGGGTGCTCGCGGTGGCTGATTGGATCGGCTCGGCGCGCGAGGCGGCCCGTGTCATCGCTGGTGGCCGGCCGGCCAGCATATACGCCACCGGAGCGATGCCGGTCGCGGAATTCAGTGCACGTCACGGGTTCACCCCGATGCCCGATGGTGATCTCAGTGGCGAATCTCTGGTCTTGCGGGACGGCGTATCCGCCTGA